ACGGCCAGGAGGACGGCGCCTACCTGGGCCGGGTCAAGGTCAAGGTCGGCCCCATCACCGCCGCCTACTCCGGCCGGGTGCGGTTCACCGAGGTCGACACCGCCGCGCGGCGGTTGCGGCTGTCGGCGCGCGGAGCGGACACGCACGGCAACGGGGACGCCGAGGCCGACGTGACGCTGACCGTCCGCGAGGCCCCCGGCGGCGCCACCATCGACCTGCGCACCGACCTGTCCATCCGCGGCAAGCTCGCCCAGTTCGGCAAGAGCGCCATCAGCGCCGTGTCGGCCCGGTTGCTCGACCAGTTCGCCCGCAACCTCGCCGGCCAGCTGAGCGCCCCGGGGGAGGAGCCCCGCCCGGCCGCCGCCCCGCGCACGCCGGCCCCGGTCGACAGCGGCGAATCCCTCGACGGGCTGGCGATGCTGCTTCCCCCGGGCGTCAAGCGGTACGCCCCGATCGCGGCCGCCGCGGCGCTGGGACTGTTCCAGGGCTGGCTGCTGGGCCGGATCCGCACCCAGGACAAACTGATCAAGGAGTTGCAGCGTGCCCGTCGATGACCCGTCCGGACTGCACGGCGCGGAGACCGATGCCGTCTACGACCGGGCCGGGTTCGGCGCCACCGTCCCTCGTGGACAGTGCCCGGCCCTGGTCGTGGTCGACCTGACCCGCGGCTTCACCGAACCCGGTTTCCCGTCCGGGGCCGACCTCACCGCCGAAGTGACCGCGGCCGCCGCACTCGTGACCGCGGCCCGGCGCGGTGAGGTCCCGGTGGTCTACACCGCGATCAGCTACACCGCCGCCGAGGCCGACGGCGACGGCGTGGCCTGGCTCCGGAAAGCGCCGGGCATGCGCAGCCTCCGCGAAGGGAGCGACGCCGTCGCGCTCGAC
The window above is part of the Amycolatopsis thermoflava N1165 genome. Proteins encoded here:
- a CDS encoding SRPBCC family protein, with the protein product MILENQLSVPAEPDAVFALINDVERVAGCLPGATLDGQEDGAYLGRVKVKVGPITAAYSGRVRFTEVDTAARRLRLSARGADTHGNGDAEADVTLTVREAPGGATIDLRTDLSIRGKLAQFGKSAISAVSARLLDQFARNLAGQLSAPGEEPRPAAAPRTPAPVDSGESLDGLAMLLPPGVKRYAPIAAAAALGLFQGWLLGRIRTQDKLIKELQRARR
- a CDS encoding isochorismatase family protein, whose translation is MPVDDPSGLHGAETDAVYDRAGFGATVPRGQCPALVVVDLTRGFTEPGFPSGADLTAEVTAAAALVTAARRGEVPVVYTAISYTAAEADGDGVAWLRKAPGMRSLREGSDAVALDPRLDCRDSDHLVLKKGASAFHGTGLAALLTGLGADTALVCGATTSGCVRATAVDAVQSGFNTLVVREACGDRARGPHSAALFDLHAKYADVIGLDDAVAYLGAPDRAGRKVS